A region from the Natronorubrum halophilum genome encodes:
- the srp19 gene encoding signal recognition particle subunit SRP19, whose translation MVENVIWPAYLDAGLSRAEGRRVSRDLSVEEPTVDEIAKAVQQIGYDATIERDKAYSREHWADRGRVVVRGADDSAKNDLVQAVAAYVVAMRE comes from the coding sequence ATGGTCGAGAACGTCATCTGGCCCGCCTATCTCGATGCGGGCCTCTCACGGGCCGAGGGTCGGCGCGTGTCACGAGATCTATCAGTCGAAGAGCCGACGGTCGACGAAATCGCCAAGGCGGTCCAGCAGATCGGGTACGATGCCACGATCGAACGGGACAAGGCCTACTCCAGGGAGCACTGGGCCGATCGCGGCCGCGTCGTCGTCCGCGGGGCCGACGACTCGGCGAAAAACGACCTCGTCCAGGCCGTCGCGGCCTACGTCGTCGCGATGCGCGAGTAA
- a CDS encoding PGF-CTERM-anchored ABC transporter substrate-binding protein: protein MRQKLVVFVTVLLALSLFAPTVAGTSVQTTADASDAECEYPLEVTDATGEEITLEEPPESIVALQASDAQTVFEIGAEDRLDGMPDEEATSGLEIGDRVDITDNYEVDHELVVDLDPDLVLAANATADADVEGLRESGLTVYQFDAANSMDDVRENTLRTGELTGECGGAEETVDWMDERLEVVETALEGADRPLAYYAMGEDGTTAGTDSFIHEVLTTAGVEDIAEQAEGTFYPQLSTEMIVDEDPEWIIYPDYTDEPPIPNGAEATTAYQNENTVSVDANQISQPAPQVLYAVVDIVETVHPDAYEQASEGLEAANESGDGETDDSESDAENDTIPGFGVAVAVAALLAVAFLAGRR, encoded by the coding sequence ATGCGACAGAAACTCGTCGTTTTCGTTACCGTACTACTGGCCCTCTCGCTGTTTGCCCCCACCGTAGCTGGGACGAGCGTCCAAACTACCGCCGATGCGAGCGACGCGGAGTGTGAGTACCCGCTCGAGGTAACGGACGCGACCGGCGAAGAGATCACGCTCGAGGAACCGCCGGAGTCCATCGTCGCCTTGCAGGCGAGCGACGCACAGACCGTCTTCGAGATCGGTGCCGAGGACCGCCTCGACGGGATGCCCGACGAGGAGGCGACGAGCGGCCTCGAAATCGGCGACCGCGTGGATATCACCGACAACTACGAGGTCGACCACGAACTGGTGGTCGACCTCGATCCGGACCTCGTTCTGGCTGCAAACGCCACGGCTGACGCGGACGTCGAAGGTCTTCGCGAGTCCGGCCTCACGGTCTACCAGTTCGATGCCGCGAACTCGATGGACGACGTGCGCGAGAACACCCTTCGAACCGGTGAACTGACCGGCGAGTGCGGCGGTGCCGAGGAAACCGTCGACTGGATGGACGAGCGTCTCGAGGTCGTCGAAACGGCCCTCGAGGGAGCGGATCGACCGCTCGCCTACTACGCGATGGGCGAGGACGGAACGACCGCCGGAACCGATTCGTTCATCCACGAGGTGCTGACGACCGCCGGTGTCGAGGACATCGCCGAACAGGCGGAAGGCACGTTCTACCCGCAACTCAGCACCGAGATGATCGTCGACGAAGATCCCGAGTGGATCATCTACCCAGACTACACCGACGAACCGCCGATACCCAACGGGGCTGAGGCAACGACGGCCTATCAGAACGAGAATACGGTCTCCGTCGATGCGAACCAGATCAGTCAGCCCGCACCGCAGGTACTCTACGCCGTCGTGGATATCGTCGAAACAGTTCACCCCGACGCCTACGAGCAGGCGAGCGAGGGCCTCGAAGCGGCCAACGAAAGCGGCGACGGTGAAACCGACGACAGTGAAAGCGACGCCGAAAACGATACGATCCCCGGCTTCGGGGTGGCAGTGGCCGTCGCAGCGCTCCTCGCCGTCGCGTTCCTCGCGGGCCGTCGATAA
- the btuC gene encoding vitamin B12 ABC transporter permease BtuC — translation MTRPVRTVSWSAGLIVLLIAVIIGSAALGSVRIDPVTVALAILNAVVVPSGVTLETGTLPVIGTGVPVPDLRYTSIFSFDVSRTDQIIVADIRLPRIALAATVGFSLAAAGTVMQGFFRNPLADPSIIGVSSGAAVGAVAAIAFPALIPFGSLHLSAFVGALGAAFFVYGIATEGGRTPVATLLLAGVAIQAFLGAMISYMLVLSGDELRQAVVWMMGHLNNSTWGDVAFALPVTLAGVLVLLAYTRDMNVLLLGEEDAHHLGVNVERTKLLLLAIASLVTAAGVAVAGVIGFVGLVVPHIMRLVVGPDHRILLPTSALAGASFLVATDTIARIGTVPLPFGLEFATPVVPVGIITAALGAPFFLFLLTRREVHSV, via the coding sequence ATGACGCGCCCGGTCCGGACCGTTTCGTGGTCGGCGGGGTTGATCGTGCTACTCATCGCCGTCATCATCGGTAGCGCCGCCCTCGGATCGGTCAGGATCGATCCGGTGACGGTGGCGCTGGCCATCTTGAACGCTGTCGTCGTTCCGTCGGGCGTGACACTCGAGACCGGAACCCTGCCGGTAATCGGGACCGGGGTTCCGGTTCCGGATCTCCGGTACACGTCGATCTTCTCGTTCGACGTTTCGCGAACGGACCAGATCATCGTGGCCGATATTCGGCTGCCGAGGATCGCCCTCGCGGCGACGGTCGGGTTCTCGCTCGCGGCCGCGGGAACGGTCATGCAGGGATTCTTCCGAAATCCGCTCGCCGATCCGTCGATTATCGGTGTTTCGTCCGGCGCCGCTGTCGGTGCCGTCGCAGCGATCGCGTTTCCGGCCCTGATTCCGTTCGGAAGTCTCCACCTCTCGGCGTTCGTCGGCGCGCTGGGGGCGGCGTTTTTCGTCTACGGGATCGCGACCGAAGGCGGACGAACGCCGGTCGCGACGCTGCTGTTGGCGGGCGTCGCCATACAGGCGTTTCTCGGCGCGATGATTTCCTACATGCTCGTCCTCAGCGGCGACGAACTCAGACAGGCCGTGGTCTGGATGATGGGGCATCTCAACAACAGCACCTGGGGCGACGTCGCGTTCGCGCTGCCGGTCACCCTTGCCGGCGTTCTCGTCTTGCTGGCGTACACGCGCGACATGAACGTTCTCTTGCTGGGTGAGGAGGACGCACACCACCTGGGCGTCAACGTCGAACGGACCAAACTGCTCTTGCTCGCGATCGCGAGCCTCGTCACCGCGGCCGGCGTTGCGGTCGCGGGCGTCATCGGGTTCGTCGGACTGGTCGTTCCCCACATCATGCGCCTGGTCGTCGGCCCCGACCACCGCATCCTGTTGCCGACCAGCGCGCTCGCCGGCGCGTCGTTTCTGGTCGCGACCGATACGATCGCCCGGATCGGGACGGTCCCGCTCCCGTTCGGCCTCGAGTTCGCGACCCCCGTCGTGCCCGTCGGAATCATCACGGCCGCGTTGGGCGCGCCCTTTTTCCTCTTCTTGCTCACCCGCCGGGAGGTGCATTCGGTATGA
- a CDS encoding M24 family metallopeptidase, with amino-acid sequence MAPAYPQLTTYLNEAGTDGYLINDDGEDSNQYYLSGFRAMGNFITLYLDGKVHLLVPDMVYARASTEGDGDSVRRFSEFDYGSKVIEHGPARAGPIATAEFLAENDVDAVSVPASFPNGTADVLRAHGVNVVTDYDDTVGDIRALKTEVEVKHVRETQRANESAMAVAEEMLERATVESGVLHLDGEVLTSERVCRAIEATLLEEGCALDECIVASGAEGATAHAVGTGPIAAGDPIIVDIFPRNKESRYFGDVTRTFVKGEPDAKIREWYEVTREAYETALGTIQPGVTGEAVNEAVCDVFEHAGYPTLRTDEATEDGFTSATGHGVGLDVHEKPKLNWGGGELRPGHVVTVEPGLYEQGTGGVRLEDLVVVTETGYENLTDYPRELGVV; translated from the coding sequence ATGGCTCCCGCTTATCCACAGCTAACGACGTATCTCAACGAGGCAGGTACCGACGGGTATCTGATTAACGACGACGGTGAGGATAGCAACCAGTACTACCTCTCGGGCTTTCGCGCGATGGGGAACTTCATCACTCTGTACCTCGACGGGAAGGTGCACCTGCTCGTCCCCGACATGGTGTACGCGCGAGCGAGCACCGAAGGCGACGGCGATAGCGTGCGACGGTTCTCAGAGTTCGATTACGGGAGCAAGGTCATCGAACACGGGCCGGCGAGAGCCGGTCCCATCGCGACGGCAGAGTTTCTCGCCGAGAACGACGTCGACGCGGTGTCGGTACCGGCCTCCTTCCCGAACGGCACTGCCGATGTCCTCCGCGCCCACGGCGTCAACGTCGTCACCGACTACGACGACACGGTTGGTGATATTCGCGCGCTGAAAACCGAGGTGGAAGTCAAACACGTAAGAGAGACCCAGCGGGCGAACGAGAGTGCGATGGCGGTCGCCGAGGAAATGCTCGAACGTGCGACGGTCGAGTCGGGTGTCCTGCACTTGGACGGGGAGGTGCTCACCAGCGAGCGGGTCTGCCGGGCTATCGAAGCTACACTGCTGGAGGAGGGCTGTGCGCTAGACGAGTGCATCGTCGCCTCAGGGGCGGAGGGGGCCACGGCGCACGCGGTCGGGACGGGCCCGATAGCGGCGGGCGATCCGATCATCGTCGACATCTTCCCGCGCAACAAGGAATCGCGGTACTTCGGGGACGTGACCCGGACGTTCGTGAAGGGTGAACCTGACGCGAAAATCAGGGAGTGGTACGAGGTGACCCGGGAGGCATACGAGACGGCGCTCGGAACCATCCAGCCCGGCGTGACCGGCGAGGCGGTGAACGAGGCGGTCTGCGACGTGTTCGAGCACGCGGGGTACCCGACGCTCCGGACCGACGAGGCCACCGAGGACGGCTTCACAAGCGCCACCGGCCACGGCGTCGGGCTCGACGTGCACGAAAAGCCGAAGCTCAACTGGGGCGGCGGGGAGCTACGGCCCGGCCACGTCGTCACGGTCGAGCCCGGGTTGTACGAGCAGGGAACCGGCGGCGTCCGCCTCGAAGACCTCGTCGTGGTGACCGAGACAGGCTACGAAAACTTGACCGACTATCCCCGGGAACTCGGCGTCGTGTAG
- the gatE gene encoding Glu-tRNA(Gln) amidotransferase subunit GatE, producing MSEYDYDELGLVAGLEIHQQLETATKLFCQCPTELREPEESTRRFTRYLHPTRSELGEIDQAALEESKVDREFEYLAYDSTCLVEEDDEPPHELDDEALETVLEVAQLMEMNPVDQAHVMRKLVVDGSNTSGFQRSTLIATDGAIETSDGAVGIEDLLLEEESAQRVEETDDGVRYSLDRLGIPLVEIGTKPDISTPDQALEAAERIGMLLRSTGKVKRGLGTIRQDVNVSIEDGARVEVKGVQSLDGIDDIVRNEAARQVELVEIRDELEEREASIGEMQDVTGVFEGTESGVIAGALDSGGAVAAVPLYGFDGIVGREVAPDRRLGTEFSDYAKRHGAGGIFHTDELPAYGVTEDEVADLRDAVGAGPDDAVAIVAADTGVAETAIEAVAERAGVALEGVPEETRGANEDGTTRYLRPLPGAARMYPETDVPPVEPDPSEVPKPELLTEKVERYQAEYDLGTGLAEQVAYGKRMPLFEAVVADGVDPTLAATTLESTLTELRRDDVSVENLEREHLEGVLGMVEDGDLPNEGVPDLLSALAEEPDRTPEEAAEEAGLGGVDESEVREAVVEVVERNEDQVADEGMQAFSGLMGECMGALRGKADGDLVSELLREEIQKRA from the coding sequence ATGAGCGAGTACGACTACGACGAGCTCGGACTCGTCGCCGGGCTGGAGATCCACCAGCAACTCGAGACGGCGACGAAGCTGTTCTGCCAGTGTCCGACCGAGCTTCGCGAGCCCGAAGAGTCGACGCGTCGGTTCACGCGCTATCTTCATCCCACGCGCAGCGAACTCGGCGAGATCGATCAGGCCGCCTTAGAAGAGAGCAAGGTCGACCGCGAGTTCGAGTACCTCGCGTACGACTCGACCTGCCTGGTCGAGGAAGACGACGAACCACCACACGAGCTGGACGACGAGGCCCTCGAGACGGTCCTCGAGGTGGCCCAGCTGATGGAGATGAACCCAGTCGATCAGGCGCACGTCATGCGAAAGCTCGTCGTGGACGGCTCGAACACGTCGGGCTTCCAGCGCTCGACGCTGATCGCGACCGACGGAGCGATCGAGACGAGCGACGGGGCGGTGGGGATCGAGGACCTCCTGCTCGAGGAGGAAAGCGCCCAGCGCGTCGAAGAGACCGACGACGGCGTTCGCTACAGCCTCGACCGGCTCGGGATTCCGCTGGTCGAGATCGGCACGAAACCGGATATCTCGACGCCCGACCAGGCCCTCGAGGCGGCCGAGCGAATCGGCATGTTGCTTCGCTCGACGGGGAAGGTCAAGCGCGGTCTGGGGACGATTCGCCAGGACGTCAACGTCTCCATCGAGGACGGCGCGCGCGTCGAGGTCAAGGGAGTCCAGAGCCTCGACGGTATCGACGACATCGTTCGAAACGAAGCCGCACGGCAGGTCGAACTCGTCGAGATTCGCGACGAACTCGAGGAGCGGGAGGCGTCGATCGGCGAGATGCAGGACGTGACCGGCGTGTTCGAGGGAACCGAGAGCGGTGTCATCGCTGGCGCGCTCGACTCCGGCGGGGCCGTCGCGGCCGTCCCGCTGTACGGTTTCGACGGTATCGTTGGCCGGGAAGTCGCGCCCGACCGTCGCCTCGGAACCGAGTTCTCCGACTACGCGAAACGCCACGGCGCGGGCGGGATCTTCCACACGGACGAACTGCCGGCGTACGGCGTCACCGAGGACGAAGTCGCGGATCTTCGGGACGCCGTCGGGGCGGGTCCCGACGATGCCGTGGCGATCGTCGCCGCTGACACCGGTGTGGCGGAAACCGCCATCGAAGCCGTCGCCGAGCGCGCCGGAGTTGCACTCGAGGGCGTCCCCGAGGAAACCCGCGGCGCGAACGAAGACGGGACGACTCGCTATCTGCGCCCGCTTCCCGGTGCGGCACGGATGTATCCCGAGACGGACGTGCCGCCGGTCGAGCCCGATCCGAGCGAGGTGCCGAAGCCGGAACTGCTGACCGAGAAGGTCGAGCGCTATCAGGCCGAGTACGACCTCGGCACGGGACTGGCGGAGCAGGTCGCCTACGGGAAGCGGATGCCGCTGTTCGAGGCTGTCGTCGCCGACGGGGTCGATCCGACGCTCGCCGCGACGACGCTCGAGTCGACGCTGACCGAACTCCGGCGGGACGACGTGTCGGTCGAAAACCTCGAGCGCGAACACCTCGAGGGCGTTCTCGGGATGGTCGAGGATGGCGACCTTCCCAACGAGGGCGTGCCGGACCTGCTCTCTGCGCTGGCCGAGGAGCCGGATCGAACGCCGGAGGAGGCGGCCGAGGAAGCCGGCCTCGGCGGCGTCGACGAGAGCGAGGTTCGCGAGGCCGTCGTCGAGGTCGTCGAGCGAAACGAGGACCAGGTTGCGGACGAAGGAATGCAGGCGTTTTCCGGGCTCATGGGCGAGTGTATGGGCGCGCTGCGCGGCAAGGCGGACGGCGACCTCGTGAGCGAACTGCTCCGCGAGGAGATTCAGAAGCGGGCGTGA